Sequence from the Symbiopectobacterium purcellii genome:
ATCGCGACCGTCGGCAAACCGAGGCCAACAATGCCTTTAATCATACCCGCTAACAAAAACACGAAGAGTATCGTCACCATCCCTTATCCTTATTTGCCACTGATTCCGAGGGGTAACACGAAAATACGCATAGCCCGGCAAAAGCGCGATAGGGAATTTATTGAGGGAGACTCAGGGAGAGCTTGCAGGGGAAGCGCTCACGCCGCAGCAAACGCGGCGCGTAGCGAAAAAACTCAGCTTTTCTTCACAAACTCGGATTTCAGCTTCATCGGGCCAAAACCATCAATTTTACAATCGATGTTATGGTCGCCCTCGACCAGACGAATACCTTTCACTTTGGTACCAATTTTCAACGAGGAAGAGCTGCCCTTCACTTTCAGGTCCTTGATAACCGTCACGCTGTCACCATCGGCCAACAGGTTGCCATTGGCATCACGTACGACCAACCCGTCGTCATCAGCGGTTTCTGCATTCATGGACCACTCGTGGCCGCACTCAGGACAATTGAGCTGTTCATCGGCCTGCCAGGTAAAGGCAGAGTCGCATTTTGGACAATTTGGTAAGGTTGACACGGCATGACTCCTGAAAATTCAATAAAAAGGTAAAATAAACAACAAAATCATAAGCAAGCATGATGCACTGTCACTATTTTACGCTATTTCTCTCACAGCGTACAGCCAAAGGCCCTGCAACCCCATGGCGCAGCCCTGCACAGCAATAAAGCAATGCGCACCACATTGACACAAAATCACCGCCGTTTAACGCACTGCCGTCTGGCACAAACGCGCTCTGGTTGTGCATTCCTGACCCAATAGCGTGCAAAACGCCGCAACTGCACTATTCCCGTCAGACTTCACGTTGCAGATACGTTGGCTGCACGCGTTCACCCGAATCACTGACTTGAGTAAGCTTATCAGGATTCTCTCCCTTGCCGACTTCCTGCAATTCGCCTTATTAAAGGGATCTCGAAAATAAGATTGCGTTATTTGGCATTTTTTATGCATGGCAACCATTATCTTCTTATTGCGTAATGCCCGGAGATGCCAATGATAAAAATAACACTTCCTAGTGGACCTTATTACGATGAAATGCTCACGGCAGAGGGACGGCAGCGGCAGCATTACGATCCATGGTGGCGCTGGCTGCAACGCACGGATCAGCAATCGGTACGGCAGAAGAAGGAGCAGGCAGAACTGCTGTTTCATCGGGTGGGGATCACCTTCAACGTCTACGGCGACGATGAGGGTACTGAACGGTTAATCCCGTTTGACAGTGTGCCGCGCATTATACCAGCGGCAGAGTGGCGCAAACTGGACAGCGGCATTCGTCAACGCGTCAAAGCGCTGAATGCCTTTCTGCATGATATCTATCACGATCAGCATATCCTTAAAGCGGGCATTATCCCCGCCGAACAGGTGCTGGCAAACGAGCAATTCCAACCCTGCATGCAGGGCATCACCCTGCCCAATCAGATTTATGCCCATATCACCGGCATTGATATGGTACGTAACAGTGACGGCGAGTATTACGTTCTGGAGGACAACCTGCGCACGCCCTCCGGCGTCTCTTACATGCTGGCAAACCGCAAGATGATGATGCGCCTCTATCCAGATATGTTTGCACAGCAACATATTGCTCCGGTAGAGCGCTACCCCAGTTACCTGCTGCAAACCCTGCGCGAAAGCTCACCGGTGGACGATCCCTGCGTGGTGGTAATGACGCCGGGACGTTTCAACAGTGCTTACTTCGAACACAGCTTTTTAGCCCAGCAAATGGGGGTAGAGCTGGTTGAAAGCGCTGACCTGTTTATCAAGGAAGGGGCGGTTTACATGCGTACCACCGAAGGGCCGCGAAAGGTGGATGTTATCTATCGCCGCATTGATGACGCCTTTCTCGATCCCTTGGCATTCCGCGCTGATTCCATGCTCGGCGTGCCGGGTCTGCTGTCGGTGTATCGCGCGGGCGGCGTGGTGCTTGCCAATGCCATCGGCACCGGTGTAGCCGATGATAAATCCATCTACCCTTACGTACCGGAAATGATCCGTTTCTATCTGAGCGAAGAACCGCTATTGAACAACATCCCGACCTGGCAGTGCCGTAAGCCAGAGGATTTGCGCTTCGTGTTGGATAATCTGGATCAGATGGTGGTGAAGGAAGTCCACGGTGCAGGCGGTTACGGCATGTTGGTAGGACCGCGCGCCAGCCGCGCCGAAATAGAGGAATTTCGCCAACGTTTGTTGGCCAATCCGGCGAACTACATCGGGCAGGAGACGCTGGCGCTCTCCACCTGCCCGACGTTTGTAGAGCAAGGACTGGCCCCACGCCATATCGATCTGCGTCCCTTTGTGCTCTACGGTCAGGAAATCCGCCTGGTGCCGGGTGGATTAACGCGAGTGGCACTCACCGAAGGGTCGCTGGTGGTGAACTCGTCACAAGGGGGCGGTACCAAGGACACCTGGGTAATGGAGGATGACGAATCATGCTAAGCCGCACAGCCAGTGAACTGTTTTGGATGGCGCGTTATCTGGAGCGGGCGGAAAGCTTTGCTCGCGTGCTCGATGTCACCTACAAGCTGTCGATGGTGCCGCGCCACAGTCAGCAAAAGCGCGATCTGGCGCTGCCGCTCAATCTCTCGTTGACCCATGATCTGTTTCAGGCGCGTTATCCGCAGTTTTCCATGGCGAACCTGATCAACTTTTTTGCCCTCGACAGCGATAACCCCAGCAGTATCTACAGTTGCGTCGAGATGGCCTGGAACAACGCCCACGCGGTGCGCGGCAGCCTCTCCGCCGAGGTGTGGGAGTGCATCAACACCACGCGCATTCAGTTGCGCACGCTGCGGCAAAAAGGGGTGGAAGAAGTTGGGATCGACGCCTTCTTTGACTGGGTAAAAGATCGCGCCCATCTGTTTCGTGGCGCGGTGTTCGGCACCTTGCTGCGCAACGACGCGCTGTGCTTTATCCGTATCGGCACACTGATCGAGCGGGCGTTCGCCACCACACAACTGCTGCTGCTCAAAGATCAGCAGTTGAATAACGACACCGATCCGGTGCGTGAATACTATCGGCTGGATACGCTGCTGCGCGCGGTCAGCGCACGCGAAGCCTATAACAGCATCTATCGCCAGCCGGTCACGCGCGATACGGTGGCTGAATTATTGATCCTGCGTAACGACGTGCCGCGCTCGCTGCGCGCCTGCATCGAAGACGTTGTCGGTCAGTTGGAGCAGATCGCGAACACCCGCTCTCACTTGCCACTGCGTCTGGCACACCAGCTGAATGTCGATCTACGCTTCAGTACGCGGGAAGATTTGGCGCAATCGGATATGCAGGTGTATCTCACCGGGCTGCTGGCCCGGATCAACGCGCTGGCTGACAGCGTGCGACAAACCTATCTGGAGACGGTATGAAACTGACCATTAATCATCTCACGCGCTATCGCTATGATGAACAAGTGAAATTCAGCACCCAGTATCTGCGTTTGACGCCGCGTGACTCCGCTCGCCAGCGCGTGGCCTCATGGTCACTGACGCTGTCTGATGGCTCTGCGGTCGCCACCACCGACACCTGGGGCAACGTGCTGCATGTGCTGACCTTGGATCATCCGCATCAGGAAATCGTCATTCACGCTCAGGGTGTGGTAGACATTGCCGATAACGATGATAGTGAGCCAGAGGATGAGCTGCTATCACCGTTAGTGTTCCTGCGCAACACGCCGCTGACGCAGGCAGATGCTCCGATTCGCGCGTTCGCCCTGCGCTACTACCGGCCGGAAGCGGCGGAAGAGAGCCTGAATGCGTTGATGGCAGCACTGTTGGTCAGCATGCCTTACACGCCGGGGGCAACACAGGTGCAAGATAGCGCGGCGCAGGCCTTTACACGTGGGCAGGGAGTCTGTCAGGATCACACCCATGTGTTTCTGGCCTGCTGTCGCAGCCTGCACCTGCCGGCGCGCTACGTCAGCGGTTATGTTCACAGCCCGGATTCACGCCATGTGGCGATGCATGCCTGGGCGGAAGTGTGGCTGAATGGACGCTGGCTGAGTTTTGATATCACGAACAACTCGCGCAGCCTGACGCAGCATTTGCGCCTGGCAACCGGGTTGGACTATCTGGATGCCTGTCCGATTCGCGGCAGTCGGCTGGGTGGTGGCAGCGAAATGCTGTTTTCTGAAGCTGAAGTGCGGCGCTTTTCACAACAGGCGCAGCAGCAATAACCATGAGATGATCGGATTATGACTTACTGTGTGGCCATGTGCCTGTCGGACGGGCTGGTGTTTGCCTCGGATTCCCGCACCAATGCCGGGGTGGATCATATTGCAACGTTTAAGAAATTGCATGTGATTCACCGTGACAAGGATCGGGTACTGGTGCTTCAGTCCGCCGGGAATTTGGCCACCACACAAAGTATTGTCAGCCTGCTGGAAACGCGCATGCGCAGTGACAGCGAGCCAAACCTGTTGCAGGTTTCAACCCTGTATGACGCCGCAACGCTGGTCGGTGCCACCCTACGCGAAGTTATCGATCGTGACAGTCGTATGCAACAGCATGCCAGTACCACCAATTTTGGCTGCAACCTGCTGCTAGGCGGACAAATCGCCGGAGAAGCCCCCCGACTGTTCCATATCTATCCCGAAGGCAATTTTATCGAGGCAACGCGCGACACGCCCTACTTCCAGATTGGCGAAAGCAAATACGGCAAACCGATCATTGACCGGGTATTGACCCGTGAGACCACGCTTGAGCAGGCGATGTGCTGTGCGCTGATCTCGATTGATTCCACGCTGCGTAGCAACCTGTCCGTCGGGCTGCCGCTGGATGTGATGATCTACCGGGCTGACAGCTTCGATGACAGCGGTCAGCGCCGTGTTACCGAGGATGACCCCTACTTTGCCACCATTCGCAAAGCCTGGTCGGAAGGATTACAGAACACGTTCCGTCAATTGCCGCCGTTTTCGCTCTAGCTAGTCACACTCGCTCGCCGCGCCGCCAGCGCTCGCAGCAAGACGGCAAGGGTTGTCCCATTGTGCAGCAGTGCGCTGCCGCCCGGAGAAAGCCCGCCCAACGCCGCCGTCAGCATGATGCCGCTGTTGACCCATTCGGTCAGGGCGATATTGCTGTGCACCAGCGTCATCGCTTCCAGCGCCAGTTCACGCGCCAGCACCACACCATGCAGGTTGTCTTGCATCAGCACCGCATCCGCCGCCTGCTGCGCCAGTTCAGTACTCTGGTTCATGGCCAACCCGACATCCGCCTGCGCCAGCACCGGGGCATCATTTACCCCATCGCCGATAAACAGCACATTGCGGCCCTGCTGTTGCAGCGCCTGAACCACATCCACCTTGCTCTCAGGCGTGCATTCGGCCACACATTCGTCCATCGCTAAGGCGTTGGCCAGTTGCTGCGCCTTTTCAATCCGATCGCCGGTCAACAATACAATACGGTCGATCCCCGACCGGCGCAGTTGTGCAATCACCTCATGTGCTTCCGCCCGTACGTTGTCCTGCAAGCCAATCATGCCAACCAACCGTTCATCGAGGCTGATGAACAGCAAATGGCACCCCTGCTGAGCCAAGGCGGTAATCTCGGCCTCATACGGTGAGAACACCACCTGATAGTGCGCTTCCAGAAAATGGCGGCTGCCAATCGCCATGCGGTGGCCATCCAGTTCACACAGCAGACCGTGCGCAATCACATACTCCACTTCACCGTGGTTAATGTGGGGCAACGCATGGTGGTGCGCCGACGCGACCACGGCTTTCGCCAAGGGATGGTTGCTGTGTTCTTCAACAGAGGCGGCGATCGCCAACAGGCGCTCCGCCCAGGCCCGCTCCGGATCGAAGCTGACCACTTCCGTCACCTGCATATCACCGTGCGTCAAGGTGCCCGTTTTATCGAACACGACCGTATCGACCGCGGCGAGTTGTTCGATCGCCCGTCCGCCTTTCAGCAATAAGCCACTTTGCGCCGCACGGTACATAATGGATTTAAACGCGATCGGCGTGCTTAGCTTCAGCGCACAGGCATAATCCACCAAAAACACGGATGCCAGACGACGCCAGTCTCGGGTCAGAGCAAACACCGCTCCCCCCACGCCGAGTGTGATCGCCACACGCCGGTCGGCCATCGACTGTGTCACTTTTTGCGTTTCGCTTTGCTGGCTTAAAGACTCACTGATAAAGCGGCGAATATTGGCAATCGAGGAATCTTCCCCCACACGATCGGCCTGTACCGCAATATTGCCTTCCTGCACCTGCGTGCCCGCATACAGCCAGGCCCCTTTCTCCCGGCGTACCGGTACGCTTTCTCCGGTCATGGAGGCCTGATTAATCAGGCCGACACCGCGCAATACTTTTCCGTCCGCCGGAATGGTGTCTCCAGGGCCAAGTAACATCACATCGCCAACCGTCAGTGCAGACGACAGCATTTGACGACGCTCGCCCGCGCGCTCGCCCCACACGTTGTGTTCCTGCGGTCGTAACAGGCTGGCCAGCAACGCATCGGAATGACGACTGGTCTCCTGCTCCATGTACTCACCCAGCGTCAGCATCGCGGTGCGGTTATCACCACGCAGCACGGAAAGCCCAACCGCCAGTGCATCGAGCACCTCAACGTTCAGTTCTCGCCGTGTCAACGAGGCTACGCCTTCAGACAGCGTTTCCCCGGTCAGCAGCAGCGTCGGCAGCGCCGCCCAGCGTCGAGGCAGGCACTGCGCTAACAACAAGCCCCCCGCGTTGAGCAGATTATCGCCACCGCAATACTCCGGTTCATGTTCGCTCTCGCTGCGCTGCTGCCAGTCAATGTCAGCCACGTGCGTCAACAGCGTGGATTCGTCGGTCTGATCCGGATGGTACTCAATCACCACCGAGCCAATCGCTGGGCGCAGGCGTACCCTTGTGACGCCCAGTAACGCCAACAGTTGGTGGCGCAGCCAGTTCGCTGCGTCAGGGAAACGCACCAGCAACGTCATGCTCAGTCGCAAACGCCCGGGCAAGCGATGCTTGACGCGAATCCCCGGTGCGAGAGTGGCCTCCCGTTCAGGCATCACGACGCATCATTCTCCTGCTGACGGTAGTAATCCAGCTCGGCCTGGAGATCCGCCAGCCGCTCTTTTAACTCTTCCACCTCACCGCGCACGGTGCCCCAGGCTTTTTTCGCCGTGGTGGCGACCCCTTGTTGCACCTGTGGGTTAGTCAGCAAATAGGCAATGGCAGCGCCGGCCACGACGCCGGTGACAAAATGGGTTTTACTGTTGGCCTGACGATAAGGGGCCGGAGGCGTGGCAGGCGGGTAACTGGCATAGGCAACCTGTCCGTTCGGCAACCGATAAGCGTAAACATAAGGCATGTTGGGAGGGGTCATTCCTGCACTCCTTCTTGGGTTTGGTCCTGTAACGACTCACGCCGCTGCATCGCATCCAGCACATAAAGGCTGGCAATGCCGGCGCTTGCCAATGTCAACCAGGTCAGCAATGGCCGCCCCGCGCTGGCGCTGGCCACGGCCATTACCGTACCGCTTACCACGCCCGCTTTGGCAGCATCACTGGCCACCTTGACGGCGCTTTCATTCAGCGTGGTTTCACCGCGCTGGTAACGCCGCCATTGTTCGATACAAGAGGAGGTGGTGCCCACCAGCGCGCCAGCCACCACCGCACGGCTGATGGGGCTTAGCGCGTCACGGTTGTTGCTCATTCGACGTCTCCTCAGGCGCGGGAGCCGTCGTGCGCTGGCGCTCTACCGAGGCCTGAAACTCCGCCTTACCCGCCTTCACCGTGTCGCGAAAAATGGTGCTGCCCGCCGCCACACTCTCTTTCACACTTTCGGCACCGCTGGCGACCGAGGATTTGACTTTATCACCGCCGGTTTTTAACAGATCGCCCGCGCTTGCCAGCGTCTGTGTCAGCGTCTGTGTCAGCGTCTGGCGCACGCTGTCATTGGTCAGCAGCAGCGTGACAGCCGCGCCGATCATCGCACCTTTCCAAAATTCTTTATCATCCGCGCCGATGGTGCTGATCAGACTTTTCAACAGCCCGGCTTGCTCTCCCATCACATTCTCAACCACACCTTGCGCCTGCGCGCTCCAGTCCATGCCCGGTGCGGCATGATGACCGTGGTGATGTGCAGCTTGCGGCACCGCATTTCCGGGGAACGGATACCCTGGCAGCGGATAGCCGGGCGGGGGTGGAAAAGCCCCTTGCGCAGCGGGATCGCCTTGTGGCACGTAATAGGGCTAGCCATAAGGTGGGAAATAGGGAGCCTGATTCACAGGATTATTATCATTACTCATAACGACCCTCTCTTGACTTGGTTTACTGGGAGAGCACGGCCTGAATTTGCGTCAGCGCCTGTTGTGCTGCCTGATCATCGTGACCAAACAGATGCGTAAGCAGCGTGGGAGAAAGTGTGCTGGCACAATATTCCAGCACCACGCTACCGGTTGCGGCATTAATGCTGCACGCTTTCAGACACCCCTCGGGGTGACACAGCGATTGCAGCTCAGCCAACCGGCTTTGGCTGAGTGCGGAGACCAAACGATTGGTAAAACTGAGGCGAATGCGCCCCGGAATATGGTGCGCTACCGTGACAAAACGGCGTAACGCCATCAAACTCTGCAAATCATCTGTCGCCATAACGGTGACTACAGCCTCCCTTTGCCTACCAACATCAATGCCGCATCAACCTCATGCGACATCAACCCATACCGCGCGCACAACACCAGACAACCAGATTGCTCCGGCCCCGACGTCAGGAATGTAAATATTTTGCGCGAAGACAACGTCACAATAACGTAACGTTAGGAGAACCACTTAAGATTTATGCGGTTAATTGCAGGTTGTTTGTTTTTTATCAATTCGTGCTATAAACAGAGGTGATAGACACTCTCACTACGATAATGTAAATTGTTATCATTCTAATCTCTACGAGTCGCGGCAACATGTCTCCCTATTTGCATCAAACGCAGAATCGCATTCGAATTCGCTCCGAATATATTCAGCGCAACCCGGAACGCGTGACCGAGACGATTGCGCAACTGCGCCACATCGCGGGCGTGCAGGAGATCACACATCGGCATTATGCGGGATCTGTCGCGATTTGTTTTGACAGCAAGATCCTGTCTGGTGATACGCTACTGGCACACATTGAACCGGCTGGGTGGCTTTCCGTTGCCAGAAACCAAACCTACATCGACAGATCGCTGCACCGCTACACCCGTTCACTGGCGAAAGGACTGGCGCTGATGACGCTGGACATGGCGATCAAAGGTCCACTGGTTAAACGACTGGTCACTCTCGTGCGTTAACCGCTGCCAGCATAAATACGCGTTGAGCACCGCGCGCTATATGTGAGAATATAGCGCGCGGTGCCGCATTTGTACCCGCTATACCCTAAATAATTTGAGTTGCAGGACACAACGTTTACGTTTTGAACAGCGCTTGCGCTGGCCGGCTCATTTATGCGTCTCGTAACGCGGCAAGCGAATCAATCCCGATGAGCTTACTCAAGTAATTGATTCGGGTGACAAATCTGCTGGGAGCCGATTTGAACGCTGCTTGCAGCGACCTCGTAAGAGGTGAGGCCCGGTGATGGGCCGAATAATGGGCGTAGCCAACGCACCTGCAACGTGAAGTATGACGGGTATATATACGCATTCGGTTGGAGAAAACATGGAGCTACACCTTTGGCTCGCCTTTGTCGGCGTGATTACCGTTTTAATTGCCATTCCCGGTCCGTCCGCGTTGATCAGCATGACGCACGGTTTGCGCTATGGTCGTGGGCGAGCTGCCGCTACCGTACTGGGCGGCGTGACCGCAGCGCTGGTGCTGATGTCACTCTCAGCGTTGGGATTGGGAGCCGTATTAGCCGCGTCAACAACCGCGTTTATGATCCTGAAAATCGTTGGTGCGCTCTATCTGATTTGGCTTGGCATTGCCTCATGGCGTTCAGCCGCCGCCGCCCATGCGCCTGAACAGGTGCACATGGATGCGTCACCCACACGCGTTGCGCTGTTTCGTAAAGGTTTTTTAGTCTGCATCAGCAACCCGAAGGATCTGCTGTTTTTTGCCGCACTGTTTCCCAACTTTATCAGCACCACAGAACCCCATGCGCTCCAGTTTGCCATTCTGGCACTGACCTGGGTGCTGTTTGATTTCAGCATCATGTTTTTCTATGCCAGCACCGGACGCCATCTGTCCGGCGTATTCAGCAATCCGCGCCGCATGGCGTTGCTTAATCGCGCGACTGGCGGCGTGTTTGTGCTGGCAGGATCGGCGTTGGCAATCTCCAGCCGATAATAAAACCGCTGATTTTCGGCCGTTGCTATCCCGCGTCCAATGGGATAGCAATGTCGGACCATCCGGCTTCAGGCGTGATGAATCTCCCCGCTGTCATCATTGAACGTGATCGTTTCCCCATGACGTAACGCCCGCGTATGGCCCAGCTTATCGATAAACACCGGAATACCCAGCGCCGTCGCCAGAATGGCAGCATGCGCATTTCTGCCGCAGTCGGTGAAGTAAACGCCTTTAATCCAGGCGGGATCCAACTGCACCGCCTCGGAAGGCAACAATATATTGGCGACGATCGCCATCGGAGAGTGGCAGGGCGTAACCACGCTGTCTGGCTGATGGCTCAAATGCCGCAACACCCGAAGACCGACGTCATAGATATCGATATAGCGTTCACGCAGGTAGGTATCTTCAATCGCCTGATACACCTGTGCTAACGCACCAATCACCGCCAGCCACAGCGCATCAACCTGCACCGCGGCTTGCCCCATTCGCTCGGCGACCGCATCGTACAGCTCGTCATCCTCCAGCATCATACGCTGCGCCATAAAAATTCCGGCTTCTTTATCAGAAAGGCGCTGCACGGTAAACGTATAGAGCTCATCCAGGTCTTGCACGGCAGCCTCAATCGCCTGTGCCAGTTGAGCGAGCTCAGCCTGCGCGCCTTGACTGGCGCGCGGCGTCACAGTGGGCAATGCCCGTTCTACCCGACACACGGTGGCCGTCACCAATTCACCCACAGGATGTCTCTGGGGGCGAGCCAACGCCGCATCTTTCGTTTCTAAACGATCGCCAAAATTATCGTGCGCCAGCAAGGTAAAGGCATCAATCGCCTGTTGCGCCTGCGCTCCGCTCGCGCGCAGCGTGACCTCATCACCGCGTTTAATTGCCAATAGTGCGATATTGTTGACGCTTTTTCCGTTCACCGTCTGTGCACCTTTCACCAGTTGCACATCGGCATTGTAGCGGTTAAGGCAGGTGGCGATGGCCGACGCCGGACGCGCGTGAATACCGGCAGGGTTAGCCACACGCCAGGAAAAAGTGAGTGCTGACGGAGAGGCTTCCTCCGTCAAAGCAACGGGGAAGATGGCCGCCGTGAGCCTATCATCTTGACTCAATTGATGATATTTCGCCGCCAGAGCCTGATGCGCTTCGGCAATCACCTGACGGATATCACCACCGGACGCGGCCACAACGGCCGCCGCGATCGTGCCTTCCACCAGCGGCGCGGCGCATACGTGCACACGAGTCGCATAGGCCTCACCCAGCAGTTCCAACGCCAGATCGGTGCTCAAAATCGCACTTCCCATGTCGACCATCACCAGCACATCCCCCTCTTCCTGCACCTCCTGTATTGCCGTCATCACGGCAATCGGATCGGTGCCAATCGGGTTATCGGGATCGTCAATGCCAGCCGCCACCGCAAATTTTACGCTGCCGTGCGTCATCTGCGCTGCCAGTTCCACCACCCCTTCCGCCAGGCGCTTACTGTGAGAAACCACCACGATATTGACCATTTTCTACAGCCTTACCCAATCGGGTCGCCAGGGCATCACAAATCCACGACATCGCAGAGCGTTTTAAACAGCAGGTAGCTGGATGTCGCCCCAGGATCCTGATGTCCAATAGCGCGCTCGCCAAGATAGCTGGCACGACCTTTTGCCGCACGCAGTGGGATGGTGCTTTTCATGCCCTGCTCCGCCGCTTTCAGCGTTTCCGCCAGCGCCGAGGAAAGCGGATCGTCTTGCCGGGCTTTTAGCGATGCGACAATCGCGCTCAGCGTATCCACCATGGTTTTATCGCCGGGATGTGCCATGCCGCGCGCGATAATGCGTTCCGTCCCTTCCTGATACATATGGTAGAGATCCGTTACCGTCAGTTCTTCTTTTGCCATGACGGTCTCGGCCGCTTTGATAAAGAAGGTGCCATACAGGGGTCCGCTGGCGCCACCAATGGTAGAAAGCAGCACCATGCCCGTGTTCTTCATGATGGTGCCGATATCTTTATCCGCCAGCGTTGGCAGCTTCTCTTTGACCTTGCGAAAGCCACGATTCATGTTCAACCCGTGATCCGCATCGCCGATTTCACGATCCAAATCGGTGAGAAATTCTTGTTTTTTTTCAAATACATCGGCCGCAGCATCCAGCCAGGAGATCACTTTACTTTTGGTTACCACCATCATCGCACCTCAGTTTTCATCGCATCAGCGCCCGATGCAGACTCTTCCTGCATCTGCGCGCGATCTGCCGCCAACGGCGGCAGCTTGTCTGACGTCACTACATTTTCCATCTTAACGCCGGTGTACTGACCGGGAAATCCCACAGCGAGAGCATTTCATCATCCGCTTTCAGCACCGTGATGGATACACCCTGCATATCAATCGCACTGCAATAGGTGCCGACCAGATTACGGGCAATATTGATGTGCTTCGCTGCCAGAATCTCCGCTACTTTGCGATACACCCCGTACAGCTCAGAGGCTGGCGTCGCGCCCAACCCGTTAACCAGCACAATCACATTGTCGCCCGCATTGAGCGGCGTCGTGGTGCGGGTATCATCAAACCATTCGCCCTTTTCCCGATCCCATTGACGCAGCGTTCTCACATAAGGGGTGTTATCAAGGATTTCATCCAACATGGCGCTGACAATGGTGTCACCATCGGTGTACTTTTCCCGACGGATACCCAGCTCACCGTGAATACCAATACCGAATTCGATTTCATCTTCCGGTAACGAAAAACTGGGCTTACCGGCTGCGGGCACCGTGCACGAAGAGAGCGCGACGCCAATAGAACGGCCCTGATCGGCAATACGCGTCGCCAACGCTGAGCATTGCTCCAGGCTATATCCCTCTTCTGCCGCTGCCCCCAGCAGCTTCTCTGCCAGCACAGTGGTGGCAACCCCACGACGACCCGCCGTGTATAAGCTGTCTTTCACCGCGACATCATCGTCAATGACGGCCACCTGTACGGCAATGCATTCACCGTGCAACAGTTCTGCGGCGGTCTCAAAGTTAAGAATATCCCCGGTGTAGTTTTTGATCAGCAGCAATACGCCATTTTCGTTATTGACCTTCTGCACACACTCATACATTTGATCGGGCGTAGGCGAGGTAAAGATATGGCCGGGGCATGCACCATCCAGCATGCCAAAACCAACGAAACCAGCATGCATTGGTTTATGCCCAGAGCCCCCGCCGGAGATCAGCGCCACTTTGGGCTTGTCCGATCGTCGGCAAACATAGAAAGGCTCGGTATTCACCGTCAATTCGGGGTGGGCGAGTGCGAAACCTTCAAGCTGTTCTCTGATAACATCATCGACTTTGTTGATGAGCTTTTTCATAACCCTTCCTCTTGATGCCCGCCCTCTCACTGGAGAAAGGACGATTTCCATGGGTGAGCGGCGTACCGCCCGTTAGGCAAAAACCGGTAAAAACTTGTAGCACAGCGCGCCGATA
This genomic interval carries:
- a CDS encoding HMA2 domain-containing protein, coding for MSPYLHQTQNRIRIRSEYIQRNPERVTETIAQLRHIAGVQEITHRHYAGSVAICFDSKILSGDTLLAHIEPAGWLSVARNQTYIDRSLHRYTRSLAKGLALMTLDMAIKGPLVKRLVTLVR
- the dhaM gene encoding dihydroxyacetone kinase phosphoryl donor subunit DhaM produces the protein MVNIVVVSHSKRLAEGVVELAAQMTHGSVKFAVAAGIDDPDNPIGTDPIAVMTAIQEVQEEGDVLVMVDMGSAILSTDLALELLGEAYATRVHVCAAPLVEGTIAAAVVAASGGDIRQVIAEAHQALAAKYHQLSQDDRLTAAIFPVALTEEASPSALTFSWRVANPAGIHARPASAIATCLNRYNADVQLVKGAQTVNGKSVNNIALLAIKRGDEVTLRASGAQAQQAIDAFTLLAHDNFGDRLETKDAALARPQRHPVGELVTATVCRVERALPTVTPRASQGAQAELAQLAQAIEAAVQDLDELYTFTVQRLSDKEAGIFMAQRMMLEDDELYDAVAERMGQAAVQVDALWLAVIGALAQVYQAIEDTYLRERYIDIYDVGLRVLRHLSHQPDSVVTPCHSPMAIVANILLPSEAVQLDPAWIKGVYFTDCGRNAHAAILATALGIPVFIDKLGHTRALRHGETITFNDDSGEIHHA
- the dhaL gene encoding dihydroxyacetone kinase subunit DhaL, which encodes MVVTKSKVISWLDAAADVFEKKQEFLTDLDREIGDADHGLNMNRGFRKVKEKLPTLADKDIGTIMKNTGMVLLSTIGGASGPLYGTFFIKAAETVMAKEELTVTDLYHMYQEGTERIIARGMAHPGDKTMVDTLSAIVASLKARQDDPLSSALAETLKAAEQGMKSTIPLRAAKGRASYLGERAIGHQDPGATSSYLLFKTLCDVVDL
- a CDS encoding DivIVA domain-containing protein, which produces MTPPNMPYVYAYRLPNGQVAYASYPPATPPAPYRQANSKTHFVTGVVAGAAIAYLLTNPQVQQGVATTAKKAWGTVRGEVEELKERLADLQAELDYYRQQENDAS
- a CDS encoding LysE family translocator; translated protein: MELHLWLAFVGVITVLIAIPGPSALISMTHGLRYGRGRAAATVLGGVTAALVLMSLSALGLGAVLAASTTAFMILKIVGALYLIWLGIASWRSAAAAHAPEQVHMDASPTRVALFRKGFLVCISNPKDLLFFAALFPNFISTTEPHALQFAILALTWVLFDFSIMFFYASTGRHLSGVFSNPRRMALLNRATGGVFVLAGSALAISSR
- a CDS encoding heavy metal translocating P-type ATPase, with product MPEREATLAPGIRVKHRLPGRLRLSMTLLVRFPDAANWLRHQLLALLGVTRVRLRPAIGSVVIEYHPDQTDESTLLTHVADIDWQQRSESEHEPEYCGGDNLLNAGGLLLAQCLPRRWAALPTLLLTGETLSEGVASLTRRELNVEVLDALAVGLSVLRGDNRTAMLTLGEYMEQETSRHSDALLASLLRPQEHNVWGERAGERRQMLSSALTVGDVMLLGPGDTIPADGKVLRGVGLINQASMTGESVPVRREKGAWLYAGTQVQEGNIAVQADRVGEDSSIANIRRFISESLSQQSETQKVTQSMADRRVAITLGVGGAVFALTRDWRRLASVFLVDYACALKLSTPIAFKSIMYRAAQSGLLLKGGRAIEQLAAVDTVVFDKTGTLTHGDMQVTEVVSFDPERAWAERLLAIAASVEEHSNHPLAKAVVASAHHHALPHINHGEVEYVIAHGLLCELDGHRMAIGSRHFLEAHYQVVFSPYEAEITALAQQGCHLLFISLDERLVGMIGLQDNVRAEAHEVIAQLRRSGIDRIVLLTGDRIEKAQQLANALAMDECVAECTPESKVDVVQALQQQGRNVLFIGDGVNDAPVLAQADVGLAMNQSTELAQQAADAVLMQDNLHGVVLARELALEAMTLVHSNIALTEWVNSGIMLTAALGGLSPGGSALLHNGTTLAVLLRALAARRASVTS